A window of Bacillus sp. DX3.1 genomic DNA:
AATCCAGCACGAACATTTAAATAGTAGCGATGCAACGGATTTTTTTCTGATAAACTTCTTGCTCCAACAATCCGCATAGCCTTATCTACAACAGATATCGCGGTATTCGTCGCGATATATTTTGCTGCCGCTAATTCCGCCTGTAATGATTGCTTATCTTCTACCTCATCATATTTCGATGCAACTTGATATAAGAACGTACGAGCTTGCATCAACTCTAATTCTAGCTCCCCAGCTAGCTTTCTTACATTTGGTAGTGAGCTAATCAGATGATTTAAACTATTTGGTTGATATGTTTTTGCAAATTCAATTGCATAATTTCTTGCAGCTTGTGCAATCCCTAAATAACAAGCTGGTATATGAAGCAACCATCCTGTTCCTTTTGGTTTTGTACGTGGAACCATCGTGTCAGTAAAGTATCGTTCAGGAATCTCAACATTTTGCAACACAAGGTCGTGACTCGCAGTTCCCCTCATCGCCACACTATCCCATGTTTCTTCAATTGAAACACCTTTTTCATGACGGGGAATAATAAATTCTCCTACCTCTTCTCGTCCTTCGATACTAGCAGAGACGATAAAATAATCGAGTACAGGAGCCATCGTTGTAAAACTTTTTCTTCCACTTACAACCCATTTGTCACCTTTTCGTACCGCTAACGTTTCAGGTTTGCCACCACGTGTCGGACTCCCTGTCTTCGGTTCTGTCGCAGCACGGTTAAAAAGAGCTCCTTTTTTTACTTCTTCACAAAACCAGGAAAACATATCAGGGTCCCAAGAGCGATTTTCAGCAAGTTCTTTCACAATTCCAAGATGCCATCCAATCGATAGGGCTGTCGCTCCATCTCCCTCAGCGATTTTCTCTTGAAACAAGACAAAATCATACAATGAGATTGCTTGCCCTCCAAAATCTTTCGGAAGTGTTAATGTTGTATATCCTATATCTTTTAAATTTTTTATATTTTCAAACGGAAAAGATCCCAATTCGCTTAATTGATGTTCCCTTTCCGCAAATTTTGGGATGAGTTCTTTTATCTTCTCTATTATGAGAAGTTGTTCTTCCGTTTCTACAAATGAGAGTGTCATATCACTATCTCCTTTATTTTAAGTAATCCGGTAAGAC
This region includes:
- a CDS encoding acyl-CoA dehydrogenase family protein, with the protein product MTLSFVETEEQLLIIEKIKELIPKFAEREHQLSELGSFPFENIKNLKDIGYTTLTLPKDFGGQAISLYDFVLFQEKIAEGDGATALSIGWHLGIVKELAENRSWDPDMFSWFCEEVKKGALFNRAATEPKTGSPTRGGKPETLAVRKGDKWVVSGRKSFTTMAPVLDYFIVSASIEGREEVGEFIIPRHEKGVSIEETWDSVAMRGTASHDLVLQNVEIPERYFTDTMVPRTKPKGTGWLLHIPACYLGIAQAARNYAIEFAKTYQPNSLNHLISSLPNVRKLAGELELELMQARTFLYQVASKYDEVEDKQSLQAELAAAKYIATNTAISVVDKAMRIVGARSLSEKNPLHRYYLNVRAGLHNPPMDDVTLSLIADRAFK